The Candidatus Tumulicola sp. region CGCGAGCGCGCCGCGGTCATGCGATCGCTTGTTGAACTCGGCTTTGAGCCGGTAGCCCGGGCCGCCACTGCCCGAACCATCCGGATCGCCACCCTGGATGACGAATCCGGGCTCGACGCGATGAAACTTGAGACCGTCGTAAAAACCGCTCTTCGCCAGTTTTAGAAATGCAGCGACGTGCACGGGCGCGTCGTCGGGAAAAAATTCCAGCACGATATCGCCCTTGTCGGTCGCAATGCGGGCGTGCGAGTGTCGAGCTTCGTCGTCGAGGGTTTTGACTTCGTCGGGAGAGGGCGGCGTTTGCGCCATCGGTTGCATTCCTTCCATAGGTGAATAAGCGTCAACGGCCGGTGCCTTGCGCAGCGAACAGCCAAAAGCCTCGCCGCCGGCCAACAGGTCCATTTTAGCCCCGCGAGCTAGGCGTTTAAACCGCGCCTCGTGCGAGCGAGCGTCGGTGAAGGTCTCCGGATACCACCAGGCGAGCAGAGCGACCGGCCTCCGTGAACGGGTGTACTTGGCGCCCGTGCCGGCGGCGTGCGACCGGACCCTGCGGGCCAAATCGGTCGTAGCCCCGGTATACAGAGACCCGTCGGAGCAGCGGAGCACGTAGACGGCGGCTTCGGTCACGGTTTAAGCGTTTGCACCTGGGTAGAATCTCTGACGGCGCTTATGAATAGACCCTTCGAAGAAGTCGGCGAAGAGACGAAACCCTTCAATCTCCAGCTTCGGCTGCCCCCGCTGCCCCGCTCCGCTCGGACGGGGCGCGACGCATTTGCGGCGCTAGCGAAGTTCCATGAGGTTTCACCGGCCGATATCGAGAGCCTGACGTTCGCGCTCGGCGAGGCGTTGGCGAATGCGATCGAGCACGCAGCCTGCGACGCTGAAATCGAAGTCTCGGTCACGATCGATACGCGGACGATCGTCGCAACCGTTCGCGACCGTGGACGCGGCATTTGCCTACCTCCATCCGATGGCACGCTTCCGTTTCCCGATAACAGCGCCGAAGGCGGCCGCGGATTTCCAATCATGCAGCGTTGCACGGACTTCTTTGAAGTCAGTACGACGCCCGGCGACGGTACCGTCGTTACGCTCGGCCGGCGCCGGCGCGACGCCGTCGCGTAAGTCACAGCAGCGGAATGTGAGGGGCCGCATCGAGCGGCAGCAGACCCGCCGCGCGTGGATCGTCGGATATTTCGAATTGTCGTTTGTACGGCACGAATCCGCACTTGCGGTAAAACGCGATCGCTCCAGGATGATCGAGCGTACACGTGTGCAGCCAAACGCGGTGGATCGAACGCTCCCACGCCCGTTGTAGCGCGAATCGCATAAGGTATCGTCCGAAGCCCCGGCCTTGCGCCTCTCGCACCAAACCGAAAAACGCGACTTCGCACGAACCGGCTTCACGGAAATCTAGCTCCAACATTCCATCGGGCGACTCGTCGCGTCGAAGCTCGTAATTTTCGACATCCGGATCGTCGAGAATCGCTTGTAGCGACGGGTCGGACATCGTTAATCGCGACGACCATAAATACGGCGCCCCGATGCGCCGGAACATGTTGCGGTATGCGTCGACATCCGGTCGAACCGGCGCGACCGTTGCGTCGTTGCGTGCCTCGAAACGTTCGGACGGCCGAGCGTGCATTTCGAGGAACGTGACGAGGTTTGCCAGCTTGCCGGACGGCAGGTCGTGATACCCGTCGGCGATCATACCGTCGCCTCGGCCGAAACGACCGCATTGAGGCTTTCGTCTATTGCGGCAACGGTTTCGTCGATGTCGGCCTGCGTATGGGCGGTCGAAACGAACATCACTTCGTTTTGCGACGGCGGAAGCAGAATTCCGCGCTCGAACATCGCGTGATAGTAGCGTGCGTAGGCGTGCTTGTCGGCCGCTAGCGCATCGTCGAAGTTGCGGTTAGGGGCACCCGCACGAAATTTGAAGTCGACGATCGACTCGTCGCTAACGACCGCATACGGCAAGCCGTGCTTCGCGAGCGCGGTTCGAATGCCGCCGGCTAGCCGTCCGGCATTTTCGCGCATTTGCGAATAATATTCCGGATGGCGTTCGAGCAGGTCGAGAACGCGGTGCGCCATCCCGACCGAAAATGGATTGCCGCCATGCGTTCCGCCGGTAAACGCCGGGCCGTTCGGTGCCAACACGTTCATCACGTCGGCGCGGCCACCGAACGCGGCGAACGGAACGCCGCCGCCGGCGATCTTACCGATCGCAGTGAGATCCGGAGTAATGCCGGTACGGCCCTGCGCGCCGCGCAATCCGAAACGCAGCCAGGTAATGACTTCGTCGAACACGAGCAACGCACCGTAGCCCCGCGCGCGCTCGCGAAGCCCTTCCAAAAATCCAGCGTCGGGCGGCACGTAGCCCATGTTGCCGACGATCGGTTCGACCAAGATGGCGGCCAGGTCGTTTTCTCGACCGTGCACGACGCGATCGACGTCGTCGAGATCGTTATAGCGGGCGACCATCACATCGGCCGCTACGCCGCGTGGGATGCCGCCGGCATCGGTGTCGCTCGTATTCGCCGATGCACCCGCGCCAAGCAATGCGAGATCGAAGTGACCGTGGTAGTTTCCGGCAAACCGCAGCACCTTGTCGCGCCGTGTAAACGCGCGAGCCACGCGCACCGCGCTCATCATTGCTTCGGTGCCGGTGGTGACGAAGCGCATCGACTCCATCGACGGAAGATACGATCGAATACGTTCTGAGAGGCGTAGCTCGTTCGGATGGGTCGTGCCCCACACGAAACCGTCGCGCGCGATCTCGTCTAAGCCGGTAACCAGCGCCGGATGCGTGTGCCCGAACAATAGTGGGCCGTAGGCCATCACGTAGTCGATATAGCGGCGTCCGTTTTCGTCGAACGCGTAGGCATCCCGGGCCGACGCTTGAACGAACATCGGGCCACCGACGGCCCAGCCGGAACGAACCGGCGAGTCGCAGCCGCCGGCTAATGCGGCGCGTGTATACAAAGGTCTCATGCGTGTCGACAACGATTCGACACAAGAGATTCCGCCCATCGTCGTTTTCGGAAAGCCGTTATGCCCCATATCGAAGTTATTATCGAGCCGTCCAGCAACATTCGCGAACTCGTCGAGCGCCTGCCGATCGCGGCCGAGGTGATGCAAGCGTTCGGCCTCGGATGCAGCGGCTGTGGCGTGAGCGCCGCCGAGACGATCGAGCAAGGCGCGCTGGCGCACGGGCTTCGCGTCGAACCGATCTTGGCAGCGTTGCAGCAGGCGCGCCTATCGGGATTCGTCCCGCTCATTTCCAACGAGGACCGGCGGCCGGTGCGCCGCGCGCCATCGGCCTTTCGCGGGCGCGCCGCGATCAAGCGCATCATCCCGATTATGTCCGGCAAGGGGGGCGTCGGAAAGTCGCTCGTCACGGCATTGCTGGCACTCGGATTGCGGCGACGCCACCTGCGCGTCGGCATCCTCGACGCCGATATCACGGGACCGTCGATTCCAAAAATCTTCGGTCTGCACAAGCCGATGACGATCGAAGCCGATCCGGTGCTCAAAACGCCGCAAGGTGGCCCGCAGCCGCTGATGGCGCCGGTTCTCACACGTTCGGCCATCGAAGTCGTCAGTTCGAATTTGCTGACCGAGCAAGAAGACACCGCGATGATTTGGCGCGGACCGATCTTGAGCGGCGTCATTCGGCAGTTCTTCGAGCAAGTGACGTGGAGCGAACTCGATTATCTGTTAATCGATCTTCCGCCGGGAACGTCGGACGCGCCGCTGACCGTACTGCAATCGCTCAAGATCGACGGTGTCGTCTTGGTCACCATGCCGCAGGCGCTGGCGACGATGATCGTACGCAAAGCCACGAACCTCGTGCACCAACTGCAAAAACCGATTTTGGGCGTTGTCGAAAACATGTCGTATTTCGTCGCGCCCGACACGGGTACGCGATACGATATTTTTGGACCGTCCTACGCCGATCAGGTCGCCGAGTTAGCGCGCGCCCCACTGCTGGCGCGGATTCCGCTGGATCCGCTGAAAGCCGCATTGGCGGATGCCGGCGATGTCGAAGCCATCGACGATCCGATCTGCGACCAACTCGCCGCGCGCCTGGTCGAGATGGCCGAAGCACGGCCGGCCGTTAAAGAAACGATTTCGCTGCTATAACACGCCTGCGTCGAAGACGCAGGCACCGCCGATCCAGGTCTGCAGAACGCGGCAATCGGTAAATGAAGCCCCGTCGAACGGATCGCGGTCGAGCACCACGAAGTCGGCGTTCAGACCGGCGCGCAGGTCGCCCGTCACGTGTTCGGCATATCCAAAACGCGCCGCATTCACGGTATACATCGCGAGCGCGGCGTGCCGCGATAGACGTTCGGATGGTTGATGATGATCGACGGCAGCTTGCATTCCGGCGAACGGATCGAGCTCGCATACCGGGCTGTCGGATCCCCCGCACAGCATCGCGCCGGCCCGCTCGATACGTGCCAACGCGTTCATCGAACGCGTTCGTTCGACACCCAAACGCCGTTCGTACAACTCGTCGCTACCTCCCCACGCCGCGTCGAACTGCGGCTGCATCGACAACGCGATCCCTAACCGCGCGCAGGTTTCGATGTGCTCGTCCGACGCCAGTTCGAAATGTTCGATGAAGTGACGACAGCCGTTCCTCGACGGGCGATCGTCGAGCACTCGACGCCACACGCGCAGAGCTTGATCGATCGCCTCATCGCCGATGGCATGCACGCCGGCCGCGATGCCGAGCCGGTCGGAAGATTCGAAATACTCGAACAGTCCGTCATCGTCGAAGCGTAACGCGCCGGAACCACCGCCGCAGTAGGGCGCCGACATCGCGGCCGTACCGCTCCCGATCGACCCATCTAAGAAGACGTCGCCGCCGACGTACGGCAAACCGAAGGAACGCGCCAATTCCGGATCGGGCTCGCAAATCTTCGAATGCACGTCGGCCGGGAGCGCGCGCATCGCGGCTACTTCGGCCGCATAGTCGTCGCGCGCAAACCCCACGAGCTGTGCGTGCAGATGCGCCACGCCGCGCGAGAGCGCGAAATCGACCGCACGACGCTCGGCTGCTCGCCGCACGTCGAGTGGCGTGCGTTTGGCAAACCGCGCTTGTGCTTGCCAGTTCGCGTCTCGCGTTAAGCGGCCGGTCGGAACACCATCATCGTTGCGTTCGATACCCTCGACACCGCTCGGCAACTCGAGCCATTGCAACGTGCGTGCGTTGACGATGCTCGAGTGCGAGTCGACCCGCGTGAGCATCGCGATTCTATCGGAATGGAACCGCTCGAGCGCGGTTGCATCGGCCGCCCCGTCGGGCCACAACGCGTCGTCGTAACGTCCTCCCACGACGATGCCACCATCGACCGGAAGTCGTTCGACCGCTTCGTGCAGGGCGCGATTGGAACGCACGCTCGAAAGGTCGCGCGTGCCGCTCAGATAGCCGGAAGCGGCGAGATGGACGTGACAATCGGCCAGCGCCGGTATGACGATCGCTCCGCCGACGTCGACGCGGAGCGCGCCTAACCCGGCCGGCTCTTCTCCGACGGCCACAATGCGATGCTGGTCGATGACGATATTGTCGCTACACGCAAAACGGCGCGACGGAGCATCGAATGAATACACGCGCGCATTATGGAAGAGCAGCACGTGGGTACGGTACGATGAAAGCGTCGAAGCTACTGCTCGGCCTCTGCGCCGGAGTGACGGCAGGTTATACGCTAATGCGAACGGTGCAAGCCCTCCGCGAGTACCGTCGTCCTTCGCCCGCGGTCGAGCGCGATGCGCGAGCCTATGCCGAGTATCGACGCGCCCTCGACGTTGCTGGGACCGTTCGAGGGCTCGCCAGCGCGTATTTGTTCGCTTACGGCGCGCCCGGTCGCTTCACCGATCGTGCGACGGCGTTCGCCCCGCCGTGGCTGCGCCCGGCGTTATTCTCCTTGCCGATCGTGACCATGTCTTCGTTGCTCGATTTGCCGATCTCGTTCGTCGAAAGCTATACGCCCGAGCGGCGCTACGGTTTGAGCGATCAGTCGATCGCGGCCTGGCTCGAAGAATACTTGAAAGGCACCGCGCTGTCGGCTGCATTCTCGGCGGTGCTGCTGAGTTTATTCGGTATCGCGGTCCGGCACGCGCCTCGTACCTGGCCGCTGGTAGCCGCCGCCGGCACGCTGCCGCTGTTAGTCGTCATGAACCTGGTCGTTCCGCTCTGGATACTTCCGATGTTCAATAAATTCGTGCCGCTCGACGGACCGCTCGAAGATCGGTTGCGCAAGCTTGCCGGACGCTATGGCGCCGCCACGGCCGAAATACTGCGTATGGATATGAGCCGCCAAACGCGCAAAGCCAACGCCTTCGTTACCGGCGTCGGCGGAACGCACCGTATCGTGCTCGGCGACACCCTGATCGACGCGTTCACGCCCGACGAAGTCGAGTTCGTCGTCGCGCACGAGCTCGGCCACTACGTCACCAAAGATACGTGGCGTCTCATCGCCTTTTCGGAACTGATGGCCGCCATATTATTATTCTGGGCGCAACGCGCGACCCCGGTTCGCGAGCGGGCGAGGATGCGCAAACGGCCGATTTTATTGGCGCGCTTCGTCGTCACGATGAGCGCAGCGTCGCAACTGTTGCGACCGCTGTTGCTGGCGTTTTCGCGTTCGCGCGAATGGGCGGCCGACGATTTCGCACTCGAGGCCACCGGTGACGCCGCGAGCGGCGCTGCCGCGTTATCGCGCTTACGCGACCAGAATCTAGCCGACGACGCACCGCCGCACTGGTACGAGTTGCTGTTCGGGTCGCATCCCGCGCTCAAGGACCGCATCGCGAAGTTGGAGGCTGCGGAGCGTTAGCTTCCGCGCAACCATTGCGAAGGTCGTGTGCGTTCCGCGATGGTTTCTCCGCGCAGCTCGGCTCGTAGTTCCCCGAAGGTCCCGAAGCCCTGCGCGAACGCATCGTGCTTGTGGATCGATTCGTCGTTCACTTGCCGGGCCGAAACGTATGCATCGTCGCCAAGATCGCCGTACATGTCGAGCGTCGCCGCGAGCATCGCGCGCGCCGCATCTTCCACAAATCGAGGCCGCGAGTGCGCCTTACTTACCACGAAGAACTCGTCGGGCCGCTTGAGCAGGCCATACGTTTCGCTCGACATTGCGTTCTCGACGATTTCGATGACGTCTTCGACCGCGACCGTTTGCGGTTTGGCCGGATGTCCGACGAGCAGCGATCCACGGCTACGCTGATTGTGCGTGGCTTGCGGGATCGCGTCGAGCGCACGCGCGGCTGCGCCGGCATCGAAACCGGCCTCACGCAATTTGCGTTCGGAACGCTCGCGCATCATCTCTTGCGCACACGGGCAGGCGGTCATACCGAACGCTTCGGCTCCGACGAGCGTACGGGAGCCGTTCGGCGTGGCATACGCGATCGCTAGAAACGTATAGCGTTCTTCCGTCGGCAGCGCGCTCACGGGCGTCCAACGCTCCAACCCAAAACTCGCGCGCACGCGCACTTCCGCGTGCGGTGCGTCTTGTGCGACGACGATGGCGCGCGCGATCGAGCCGGGCAAATGCGCCAGCGAACCGTTCGGGTCGTCGCGCAAGCACGTGTCGATCGTGTCGGCGAGAATTTCCGAATACCGCGACATGTGCGCGCCCGCGAGGTTCGGCCCCAACGCGTTCGACATCGAGAACTCCGCATCGTACGCTCGAAGGTTCGCATCCGATCCGCTTACGATCGTGCGCCGAACCGAACGAACGCCGGCGCGCTCGAGCGAGATTGCAACATCCGGCGCGAGCGACTGGCGATCGATCGAGAAATGCAGACTCCGCTCGACCCTGCGAACGAATTCGAAAGCGCGTCGTCGCACGAGATGCGGCGCAATTTCGGCTAGCGGCGCCGCATCGTACGGCCGGTCCTCAAGGTCGTCGCGAACGACCTGGCCGTCGATCGCCAGCACGTCGATGTCGATCGGCCGAGGAGCGAGCCGAATGCTCGAGGTCGAGCGACCGACGGCAGCCTCGATCGCTCGCGCGAACGCTTCGAACGCGTCGCGATCGAGCGGGGTTCGAACGGCCACCGCGAGGTTGAGGTATTCGGGCCCGGTGGCTCCGCCGGCCGGAGGCGAGGCGTAGAACGCCGATACCGCCGTCACCTCACACCGAGCGCGCAGGCGCTGCAGAGCGGCAAGGATGTTGGCTTGACGGTCGCCCAGATTCGAACCGATCCCGGCGTACACTTCGTGCACCGCGCCAGCGTGCGGGGGACGAACGCTCGCCTCCTGCGGAAATCGCCGGGCGGGCCGGAGACGGGCCGCCCGGCGCGAACCACCCTCTTATGAAAACGTACGCTGCAAAAAAGTGGGATCTCTCGGGTCTGCAAGGCATCTCCGACGCAACGCTGGAGATGCACTTCGGACTGTACGAAGGTTACGTGAAGAACGCGAACCTGCTCAACGAAAAGCTCGACGCCTTGCGCTCTGCCGGTGAAGCCGCCGGCGCCAACCCGAGCTACGCCGAACTCGTGCGCCGCCTCGGATTCGAATACAACGGTATGCGCTTACACGAATACTATTTCGACAACATGACCAAGTCGCCGGCCGACATCGGTAACGGCAAACTCTATACCGCGCTCGGCGAGTCGTTCGGTGGATTCGATGCGTGGAAGAAAGACTTCGTCGCCGTCGGCGGTATGCGCGGCGTCGGCTGGGCGATCGCGTATCGCGACGACACCAACGGTCAGATCAGCAATAACTGGATCAGCGATCACGAAAACGGCCACCTCGCGGGCTTCACTCCGATCGTCGTGCTCGACGTTTGGGAGCACGCGTTCATCAAAGACTACAAACCGTCTGAACGCGGCAAGTACATCGAGGCGTTCTTCGCCAACATCGACTGGAAGCGTTGCGAATCGCGCCTCCCGTAAACCGCTCTATATAGACTGCTCCGCTTCGGGCGGTTCCGTGCTACACGGAGCCGCCCGTTTTTTGTACCGTCGTCGCCTTATGCCCCGGGCGGCCACTGCATGCTTTGCGCCAGCGCGTCGTAGGTGCTGCTGAAGAACTCGGCTAGCAGCGCATGCGGATCTCGAGCGGCGCGGACGTCGGAGTAGCGGAGAATAAACTCGCCCATGTTCGTGTCCCAGCCGGCCGCCGAAGGACCCACGCATGCGGTTTCGATTCCATCCGGTTTCGGATAGCCGTAGCTCCAGAATGCGGGTTCGGGAAAACGCGCATCCCCCGGCCAAAAGCCGGTGCAAATCTCTTGTGCGTTCATGCCAAGGCGCATGATGATGTCTTGCGACGGCGGCTCGGCCGGACGCCCCGAATAGCGCGCGTACGCGATGTCGAACGAACCGAAGAAAAACTGTACCAGCGTATGTCGCAAGCGATACGGTGCGCGGTGCCGCTCGAGCGCCGTGTTGGCCTGCAGCAAAACTTGTGAGAAGCGCCGTGCGTACGCCGGATCGTACGAACGATGCTCGGTGTCTTCGTGAAACGGAAGCTTGTCGGGAAGCTCTACTGGAACGTCCCAGATTCGGACGTCGAGGCCTAGCTCGTCCAGCAGCCGCATCGTTTCACGATAGAAATCGGCCACGGTACGGGGAACCAGCGGAATCGAACGATCGGTTCCGTCGCTGACGAGCACGCGCATACCGTGATCGATCAGGTCGAACTCGACCGAGAACGAACGTTCTCCATACGGAATCGCACCCGTCCACATGCCGCGCGGCGTTACATACAGCGCAACGTGCGCCCACTGCGGCTCGGGCGGCGACAACGCCAAGCGAATCTTGCCGATTACTTGCACGTAGCGGTGCAGCGTCTCGCAGGTCTCGCGCCAGGCTTCAAGAGGCAGTTCCGGCCAGGCTTCCACGCGATCGCTCATCGTACGTACAAATCCCTTCGGGTCGCCGGAATGCGGCTCGTGCCGTCGGGCAGCGGCTTGGCCAGCAGCGTCTGGACCAACCCCATTCGCCCGAGCGTAAAGTTGCGCGCACTTCCCGTCATATACAGCCGCCAGACCCGCTCCGTTCGCTCGTCGGTTGCATCGATCGCCGCGACGCGGTTCTTCCCGAGGTTCTCGACCCACGCACGCAACGTTCGTGCGTAGTGTTCGCGCAGATTCTCGACGTCGCGCACTTCAAAACCGGCCAACTCGGCCGAACGCAACACCGTTGCGATCGCTAGCAAATCGCCGTCCGGAAAGACGTACCGGCCAACAAAGTCGTTGGCGAGGCGGATCCCCTTGCCATCCCGCGATTGCCCCGTGATTCCGTGATTGAGAAACAGGCCGCCGGGTCTGAGCGCGCGGTAGGCGACGGCGAAATA contains the following coding sequences:
- a CDS encoding M48 family metallopeptidase, whose translation is MNTRAHYGRAARGYGTMKASKLLLGLCAGVTAGYTLMRTVQALREYRRPSPAVERDARAYAEYRRALDVAGTVRGLASAYLFAYGAPGRFTDRATAFAPPWLRPALFSLPIVTMSSLLDLPISFVESYTPERRYGLSDQSIAAWLEEYLKGTALSAAFSAVLLSLFGIAVRHAPRTWPLVAAAGTLPLLVVMNLVVPLWILPMFNKFVPLDGPLEDRLRKLAGRYGAATAEILRMDMSRQTRKANAFVTGVGGTHRIVLGDTLIDAFTPDEVEFVVAHELGHYVTKDTWRLIAFSELMAAILLFWAQRATPVRERARMRKRPILLARFVVTMSAASQLLRPLLLAFSRSREWAADDFALEATGDAASGAAALSRLRDQNLADDAPPHWYELLFGSHPALKDRIAKLEAAER
- a CDS encoding glutamate-1-semialdehyde 2,1-aminomutase, coding for MRPLYTRAALAGGCDSPVRSGWAVGGPMFVQASARDAYAFDENGRRYIDYVMAYGPLLFGHTHPALVTGLDEIARDGFVWGTTHPNELRLSERIRSYLPSMESMRFVTTGTEAMMSAVRVARAFTRRDKVLRFAGNYHGHFDLALLGAGASANTSDTDAGGIPRGVAADVMVARYNDLDDVDRVVHGRENDLAAILVEPIVGNMGYVPPDAGFLEGLRERARGYGALLVFDEVITWLRFGLRGAQGRTGITPDLTAIGKIAGGGVPFAAFGGRADVMNVLAPNGPAFTGGTHGGNPFSVGMAHRVLDLLERHPEYYSQMRENAGRLAGGIRTALAKHGLPYAVVSDESIVDFKFRAGAPNRNFDDALAADKHAYARYYHAMFERGILLPPSQNEVMFVSTAHTQADIDETVAAIDESLNAVVSAEATV
- a CDS encoding ATP-binding protein, whose protein sequence is MNRPFEEVGEETKPFNLQLRLPPLPRSARTGRDAFAALAKFHEVSPADIESLTFALGEALANAIEHAACDAEIEVSVTIDTRTIVATVRDRGRGICLPPSDGTLPFPDNSAEGGRGFPIMQRCTDFFEVSTTPGDGTVVTLGRRRRDAVA
- a CDS encoding DUF5996 family protein; amino-acid sequence: MSDRVEAWPELPLEAWRETCETLHRYVQVIGKIRLALSPPEPQWAHVALYVTPRGMWTGAIPYGERSFSVEFDLIDHGMRVLVSDGTDRSIPLVPRTVADFYRETMRLLDELGLDVRIWDVPVELPDKLPFHEDTEHRSYDPAYARRFSQVLLQANTALERHRAPYRLRHTLVQFFFGSFDIAYARYSGRPAEPPSQDIIMRLGMNAQEICTGFWPGDARFPEPAFWSYGYPKPDGIETACVGPSAAGWDTNMGEFILRYSDVRAARDPHALLAEFFSSTYDALAQSMQWPPGA
- a CDS encoding Fe-Mn family superoxide dismutase, which gives rise to MKTYAAKKWDLSGLQGISDATLEMHFGLYEGYVKNANLLNEKLDALRSAGEAAGANPSYAELVRRLGFEYNGMRLHEYYFDNMTKSPADIGNGKLYTALGESFGGFDAWKKDFVAVGGMRGVGWAIAYRDDTNGQISNNWISDHENGHLAGFTPIVVLDVWEHAFIKDYKPSERGKYIEAFFANIDWKRCESRLP
- a CDS encoding peptidylprolyl isomerase codes for the protein MTEAAVYVLRCSDGSLYTGATTDLARRVRSHAAGTGAKYTRSRRPVALLAWWYPETFTDARSHEARFKRLARGAKMDLLAGGEAFGCSLRKAPAVDAYSPMEGMQPMAQTPPSPDEVKTLDDEARHSHARIATDKGDIVLEFFPDDAPVHVAAFLKLAKSGFYDGLKFHRVEPGFVIQGGDPDGSGSGGPGYRLKAEFNKRSHDRGALAMARTSDPDSAGSQFYICLGDARFLDGQYTVFGKMTDGFEALDAIKRGDAMKTVTIEPA
- a CDS encoding amidohydrolase gives rise to the protein MYSFDAPSRRFACSDNIVIDQHRIVAVGEEPAGLGALRVDVGGAIVIPALADCHVHLAASGYLSGTRDLSSVRSNRALHEAVERLPVDGGIVVGGRYDDALWPDGAADATALERFHSDRIAMLTRVDSHSSIVNARTLQWLELPSGVEGIERNDDGVPTGRLTRDANWQAQARFAKRTPLDVRRAAERRAVDFALSRGVAHLHAQLVGFARDDYAAEVAAMRALPADVHSKICEPDPELARSFGLPYVGGDVFLDGSIGSGTAAMSAPYCGGGSGALRFDDDGLFEYFESSDRLGIAAGVHAIGDEAIDQALRVWRRVLDDRPSRNGCRHFIEHFELASDEHIETCARLGIALSMQPQFDAAWGGSDELYERRLGVERTRSMNALARIERAGAMLCGGSDSPVCELDPFAGMQAAVDHHQPSERLSRHAALAMYTVNAARFGYAEHVTGDLRAGLNADFVVLDRDPFDGASFTDCRVLQTWIGGACVFDAGVL
- a CDS encoding P-loop NTPase, with amino-acid sequence MPHIEVIIEPSSNIRELVERLPIAAEVMQAFGLGCSGCGVSAAETIEQGALAHGLRVEPILAALQQARLSGFVPLISNEDRRPVRRAPSAFRGRAAIKRIIPIMSGKGGVGKSLVTALLALGLRRRHLRVGILDADITGPSIPKIFGLHKPMTIEADPVLKTPQGGPQPLMAPVLTRSAIEVVSSNLLTEQEDTAMIWRGPILSGVIRQFFEQVTWSELDYLLIDLPPGTSDAPLTVLQSLKIDGVVLVTMPQALATMIVRKATNLVHQLQKPILGVVENMSYFVAPDTGTRYDIFGPSYADQVAELARAPLLARIPLDPLKAALADAGDVEAIDDPICDQLAARLVEMAEARPAVKETISLL
- a CDS encoding GNAT family N-acetyltransferase, with the translated sequence MIADGYHDLPSGKLANLVTFLEMHARPSERFEARNDATVAPVRPDVDAYRNMFRRIGAPYLWSSRLTMSDPSLQAILDDPDVENYELRRDESPDGMLELDFREAGSCEVAFFGLVREAQGRGFGRYLMRFALQRAWERSIHRVWLHTCTLDHPGAIAFYRKCGFVPYKRQFEISDDPRAAGLLPLDAAPHIPLL
- the mptA gene encoding GTP cyclohydrolase MptA, whose amino-acid sequence is MHEVYAGIGSNLGDRQANILAALQRLRARCEVTAVSAFYASPPAGGATGPEYLNLAVAVRTPLDRDAFEAFARAIEAAVGRSTSSIRLAPRPIDIDVLAIDGQVVRDDLEDRPYDAAPLAEIAPHLVRRRAFEFVRRVERSLHFSIDRQSLAPDVAISLERAGVRSVRRTIVSGSDANLRAYDAEFSMSNALGPNLAGAHMSRYSEILADTIDTCLRDDPNGSLAHLPGSIARAIVVAQDAPHAEVRVRASFGLERWTPVSALPTEERYTFLAIAYATPNGSRTLVGAEAFGMTACPCAQEMMRERSERKLREAGFDAGAAARALDAIPQATHNQRSRGSLLVGHPAKPQTVAVEDVIEIVENAMSSETYGLLKRPDEFFVVSKAHSRPRFVEDAARAMLAATLDMYGDLGDDAYVSARQVNDESIHKHDAFAQGFGTFGELRAELRGETIAERTRPSQWLRGS